One genomic segment of Impatiens glandulifera chromosome 6, dImpGla2.1, whole genome shotgun sequence includes these proteins:
- the LOC124942624 gene encoding protein arginine N-methyltransferase PRMT10-like: MDSDLSSTSNGEIIDKAVDFANYFCTYSFLYHQKEMLCDRVRMNAYYNAVFENKHHFQGKTVLDVGTGSGILAIWAGQAGARKVYAVEATTMANHARVLVNANNLQDVIEVIQGSIEDITLPERVDVIISEWMGHFLLRESMFDSVIYARDRWLKPTGVMYPSHAQMWCAPVRSDLCDEKSNDFEGTMADWYHFIDDTKFNYGVDMSILTNPFIKETKKYCLQTSMWCNLHPDQVIGSPAMILGIDCSTVTVADIIKFTTVFSSIIIKEEDTRLCGFAGWFDVHFRGSRADPAAKVIELTTAPSEENGTHWGQQLFLLDEAKSVSKGDELSLTLTLERSKENHRLLEVHLACGIVKKVAVGKKFYIE, from the exons ATGGACAGCGACCTCTCCTCCACCAGCAATGGCGAAATCATCGACAAAGCTGTTGATTTCGCCAACTATTTCTGCACTTACTCCTTCCTCTACCATCAGAAAGAGATGCTCTGCGACCGTGTTCGAATGAACGCTTATTACAACGCCGTTTTCGAGAACAAACATCATTTCCAAGGAAAG ACTGTTCTGGACGTAGGCACAGGGAGTGGAATTCTTGCTATATGGGCTGGACAAGCCGGTGCAAGGAAAGTTTATGCTGTAGAAGCAACTACAATGGCGAATCATGCACGTGTGCTTGTTAATGCAAATAATCTTCAAGATGTGATTGAAGTGATTCAGGGTTCAATAGAAGATATCACCTTGCCAGAGAGAG TTGATGTTATTATTTCGGAATGGATGGGACATTTTCTTCTCCGGGAATCCATGTTTGATTCAGTTATATATGCTCGAGATCGCTGGCTGAAGCCAACTGGTGTCAT GTATCCTAGCCATGCTCAAATGTGGTGTGCACCTGTCAGATCAGACTTATGCGATGAGAAATCGAATGACTTTGAAGGAACTATGGCTGACTGGTACCATTTCATTGATGACACGAAATTCAATTATGGTGTTGATATGAGTATCTTGACAAATCCTTTCATTAAAGAGACTAAGAAATACTGTTTACAG ACATCGATGTGGTGCAACCTTCATCCAGATCAAGTTATAGGGTCACCTGCCATGATATTGGGGATCGATTGCTCAACAGTAACTGTAGCCGACATCATAAAATTTACTACTGTCTTTTCATCAATTATCATTAAAGAGGAGGACACAAGGCTATGTGGTTTTGCTGGATGGTTTGATGTTCATTTCCGA GGAAGTCGAGCAGATCCAGCTGCAAAAGTAATTGAGTTGACAACCGCTCCTAGTGAAGAAAATGGCACACATTGGGGCCAGCAG TTGTTTCTATTGGACGAAGCAAAGAGTGTTAGCAAGGGTGATGAGTTATCTCTTACTCTCACATTGGAGCGATCAAAGGAGAATCATAGATTACTAGAAGTTCATCTTGCCTGTGGTATTGTTAAAAAGGTAGCCGTTGGCAAGAAATTTTACATagaatga
- the LOC124941785 gene encoding beta-glucuronosyltransferase GlcAT14B-like, whose product MENGKPVKKKQWLVPLLFSLFISTILVVFSIFTSYPFPVSPKIRQIPPPLFVESKLHISPTQSNKIPRLAYLISGSKGDGESLKRTLKALYHPLNQYVVHLDLESSPEERLELAKFVQNDPLFRKIGNVRSVPRSNLVTYRGPTMVSNTLHAAAILLKEGGDWDWFINLSASDYPLVTQDDMLHTLSTIPRDLNFIEHTSDIGWKEFQRAKPVIIDPGLYSLQKSDVFWVSEKRSVPTAYKLFTGSAWMMLSRPFIEYCIWGWDNLPRIVLMYYANFLSSPEGYFHTVICNAEEFKNTTVNHDLHFISWDNPPKQHPHFLTLDDYERMVESNAPFARKFGQDHEAILDRIDSELLGRSKDGFVPGSWFDGDNDKESGPNYVTSNITEVRPGKGAKRIGELIGGLLSDKDFKVNHCI is encoded by the exons ATGGAGAATGGTAAACCAGTGAAGAAGAAACAATGGCTTGTCCCTCTTTTGTTTTCACTTTTTATATCAACTATTCTAGTCGTTTTCTCTATTTTCACTTCATACCCATTTCCTGTCTCGCCCAAAATTAGACAAATTCCACCGCCGTTGTTTGTTGAATCGAAGTTACATATATCACCGACTCAATCTAATAAAATTCCAAGATTAGCTTATTTGATCTCAGGTTCTAAAGGAGATGGTGAGAGTTTGAAGAGAACTTTGAAAGCTTTGTATCATCCATTGAATCAGTATGTTGTTCATTTAGACCTTGAATCTTCACCGGAAGAGAGACTTGAACTTGCTAAGTTTGTTCAAAACGATCCTCTGTTTCGTAAAATTGGAAATGTTAGGTCGGTACCCAGATCCAATTTGGTTACTTACAGAGGACCGACAATGGTTAGTAATACTCTTCACGCGGCGGCGATTCTTTTAAAGGAAGGTGGAGATTGGGATTGGTTTATTAATTTGAGTGCTTCTGATTATCCATTGGTCACACAAGATG ACATGCTTCATACTTTATCTACAATCCCAAGAGACCTTAATTTCATTGAACATACAAGTGATATTGGTTGGAAGGA GTTTCAAAGGGCTAAACCTGTTATTATAGATCCTGGGCTTTATAGTTTACAGAAATCAGATGTTTTCTGGGTTTCAGAGAAAAGAAGTGTCCCAACAGCATACAAGCTCTTCACTG GTTCGGCTTGGATGATGCTGTCGCGTCCCTTCATCGAGTATTGTATATGGGGTTGGGATAATCTACCTAGAATAGTCCTAATGTACTACGCAAACTTCCTTTCTTCTCCAGAAGGATACTTCCACACAGTCATCTGCAATGCAGAAGAGTTCAAGAACACAACTGTAAACCACGACCTTCATTTCATTTCGTGGGATAATCCACCGAAACAGCACCCACATTTTCTTACCCTAGATGATTATGAGAGAATGGTAGAGAGTAATGCACCTTTTGCTAGGAAGTTTGGTCAGGATCATGAGGCGATCCTAGATAGGATCGATTCAGAGCTGTTGGGTCGTTCGAAAGATGGGTTTGTACCTGGTAGTTGGTTTGATGGAGATAATGATAAGGAAAGTGGGCCGAATTATGTTACTTCGAATATAACTGAAGTTAGACCTGGGAAAGGAGCGAAAAGAATTGGTGAACTTATTGGAGGTTTGTTGTCGGATAAAGATTTTAAAGTGAACCATTGCATATAG
- the LOC124941389 gene encoding protein NRT1/ PTR FAMILY 6.2: MDVKTSLIVADAVDHKGFPADRTKTGGWVTAALILGIEVCERLSTMGIAVNLVTYLIGTMHLPSSTSANIVSDFMGTSFLLCLLGGFLADSFLGRYKTIAIFTAIQTLGTGALAIATKLPQFRPTTCDHTRLVNNECEQATGFQMGILYLALYLIALGTGGLKSSISGFGTDQFDDKDPKEKTHMAYFFQRFFFFISIGTLMAVTVLVYIQDQVGRSLAYGICSISMFIALLIFLFGTKRYRYKNSQGSPIVHICQVIAASIRKRKLDLPYSVSMLYETNLEESRIHHTDQFHFMDKAAIVEEGDFEEKNFNGVPNPWKLCTVTRVEEVKMMARLLPVWATTIMFWTTYAQMITFSVEQASTMDRSIGSFQIPAGSLTVFFVAAILITLAVYDRLVMPLWKKWKGKPGFTNLQRIAIGLILSILGMAAAALAEKKRLAVAHRQSHPIATLPVSVFILIPQFFLIGAGEAFIYTGQLDFFITQSPKGMKTMSTGLFLTTLSLGFFVSSFLVSVVKSVTGGGGVAGNGEGWLADNINNGRLDCFYGLLCVLSCINVVIFLICAVWYKPRHEKKPMIGKGQGGCGGGMEMIDNKGGLGNEEKC; the protein is encoded by the exons ATG gaTGTGAAGACGAGTTTGATCGTGGCTGACGCTGTAGACCATAAAGGATTCCCGGCAGACAGGACCAAAACCGGCGGTTGGGTCACGGCTGCATTGATCCTAG ggaTTGAAGTATGTGAAAGGCTGTCCACAATGGGAATAGCAGTTAACCTTGTGACCTACTTGATTGGAACAATGCATTTACCAAGTTCAACCTCAGCCAACATTGTCTCAGATTTCATGGGCACCTCTTTTCTCCTATGTCTTCTCGGTGGTTTTCTCGCCGATTCTTTTCTAGGCCGATACAAAACCATCGCTATCTTCACCGCCATCCAAACCCTA GGAACCGGAGCATTGGCTATCGCGACGAAATTGCCTCAGTTTCGCCCAACAACATGCGATCACACTCGTCTAGTAAACAACGAGTGCGAACAGGCCACAGGATTTCAGATGGGAATCTTGTACTTAGCGCTATACTTAATAGCGCTAGGTACGGGTGGCCTGAAGTCGAGCATATCTGGATTTGGTACGGACCAGTTCGACGATAAGGATCCGAAGGAGAAGACCCACATGGCGTATTTCTTCCAgaggttcttcttcttcatcagcaTCGGTACTCTAATGGCGGTTACGGTTCTTGTGTACATACAAGATCAAGTTGGGAGGAGTTTGGCATATGGGATTTGCTCGATTTCAATGTTTATAGCACTCTTGATTTTCTTGTTTGGGACAAAGAGATATAGGTATAAGAATAGCCAAGGAAGTCCCATTGTTCATATTTGCCAAGTGATTGCTGCTTCAATAAGGAAGAGAAAGTTGGATCTTCCTTATAGTGTTTCAATGTTGTATGAGACCAATCTTGAGGAATCAAGAATCCATCATACAGATCAATTCCa TTTTATGGACAAGGCAGCCATTGTTGAAGAAGGAGACTTTGAAGAGAAGAACTTTAATGGAGTTCCAAATCCATGGAAGCTTTGTACAGTGACAAGAGTGGAAGAAGTGAAGATGATGGCAAGATTGTTACCAGTATGGGCCACTACTATCATGTTTTGGACAACATATGCACAAATGATAACATTCTCAGTTGAACAAGCTTCAACTATGGATAGATCAATTGGAAGTTTCCAGATCCCTGCTGGTTCTTTAACGGTCTTCTTTGTCGCCGCCATTCTCATCACCCTCGCCGTCTACGACCGCCTTGTCATGCCACTCTGGAAAAAGTGGAAAGGAAAACCAg GTTTCACGAACCTACAAAGAATTGCAATAGGGTTAATTCTCTCAATCCTAGGAATGGCAGCTGCAGCATTAGCCGAGAAAAAACGTTTAGCCGTCGCACACCGACAGAGCCACCCGATCGCCACCCTTCCAGTGAGCGTATTCATATTAATCCCTCAATTCTTCTTAATAGGAGCTGGAGAAGCATTCATATACACAGGACAGTTAGATTTCTTCATAACACAATCCCCCAAAGGAATGAAAACGATGAGTACCGGTCTTTTTCTCACAACCTTATCATTAGGATTCTTCGTTAGTAGTTTTCTAGTTTCGGTTGTGAAAAGCGTGACGGGTGGAGGAGGAGTGGCGGGGAATGGTGAAGGGTGGTTGGctgataatataaataatggGAGACTTGATTGTTTTTATGGTTTGTTGTGTGTTTTGAGTTGTATAAATGttgtaatatttttgatatgtgCTGTTTGGTATAAGCCACGTCACGAGAAGAAACCGATGATCGGCAAGGGACAGGGCGGCTGCGGTGGTGGTATGGAGATGATTGATAATAAAGGCGGTTTAGGTAATGAAGAGAAGTGTTAA
- the LOC124941468 gene encoding NADH-cytochrome b5 reductase-like protein: MVLFFKRLARAAPIAFTRTFHGQSKSAATSTFGIPFGAIAAISAGASFFYYNSSQNLVHLDQINEETGVRTALNPDKWVEFKLQERAKVSHNTHLFRFSFDPSAKLGLDIASCLLTRAPVGQDAEGKTKYAVRPYTPISDPELNGYFDLLIKVYPEGKMSQHFNSLKLGDTVEVKGPIEKLRYSPNMKKHIGMIAGGSGITPMLQIAEAILKNPDDNTQVSLIYCNVSPDDILLKNKLDVLAAKHPNFKVYYTVDNPSKDWSGGKGFVSKEMVLKGLPGPSEDTLILVCGPPGMMNHISGNKAKDYSQGEVSGVLKELGYGEQMVYKF; the protein is encoded by the exons ATGGTTTTATTCTTCAAGCGTCTAGCTAGAGCAGCGCCGATCGCATTCACCCGCACATTTCACGGCCAATCAAAGTCAGCCGCCACCTCCACTTTCGGTATTCCATTTGGAGCGATTGCCGCGATTTCAGCCGGAGCATCGTTCTTTTACTACAACTCTTCCCAAAATTTG GTGcatttggatcaaataaatgaagaaaCTGGTGTGAGAACTG CTCTCAATCCTGATAAATGGGTTGAGTTTAAGCTTCAAGAAAGGGCAAAAGTCAGCCATAATACTCATCTATTCAG GTTTTCTTTTGATCCTTCTGCTAAGTTGGGTCTAGATATCGCCTCATGCCTTCTGACAAG GGCTCCAGTAGGACAGGACGCTGAAGGGAAAACAAAATACGCTGTTCGACC TTACACACCTATATCAGATCCTGAGCTAAATGGATATTTTGACTTACTAATTAAG GTTTACCCAGAAGGGAAGATGAGTCAACATTTCAATAGCTTAAAACTGGGCGATACAGTAGAAGTAAAAGG ACCAATCGAAAAGCTCAGATACTCACCCAATATGAAAAAGCACATCGGCATG ATTGCAGGTGGTTCAGGCATTACTCCAATGCTTCAAATAGCTGAGGCTATTCTGAAAAACCCGGATGATAACACCCAG GTTTCCTTGATCTATTGCAACGTTTCTCctgatgatattttattgaaGAACAAGCTTGATGTACTTGCAGCCAAACATCCAAATTTTAAG GTATATTATACAGTTGATAATCCATCAAAGGATTGGAGTGGTGGAAAAGGTTTCGTATCGAAGGAGATGGTTTTGAAGGGTTTGCCTGGTCCAAGCGAGGACACTCTTATCCTT GTATGCGGTCCTCCAGGAATGATGAACCATATATCTGGTAACAAGGCAAAAGACTATTCACAAGGAGAg GTTTCTGGGGTTTTGAAGGAACTCGGGTATGGCGAGCAGATGGTTTACAAGTTTTGA